The sequence AGGTGTGCTATATGAATGATTATTTGATTGTAGGATCAGGATTATTTGGTGCAGTTTTCGCATACGAAGCGGCCAAAAAACATAAAAAAGTGAAGGTCATTGAAAAAAGGAAGCATATCGGGGGCAATATCTATACAGAATCTATAGCGGGGATACAAGTTCATCGGTATGGAGCGCATATATTTCATACAGACAATCAAGAGATTTGGGACTATGTTAATCAATTTGCTGAGTTTAATCGTTATACAAATAGCCCAATTGCTAATTTTCATGGTGAAATTTATAATTTACCTTTTAATATGAATACGTTCAATCAGCTTTGGGGAGTAGTGACACCACAGACAGCACGAAAAAAGATAGCCGAACAGCGCTCTATTTTAAAAGGGAAAAGTCCTAAAAATTTAGAAGAGCAAGCTATTGCGCTTGTTGGCACCGATATTTATCTAAAGTTAATAAAAGAATATACAGAAAAACAGTGGGGAATCCCTGCAAATGAGTTGCCTTCTTTTATCATTCGACGCCTACCTGTTCGTTATACGTATGATAATAATTATTTTAAAGATCGTTATCAAGGAATTCCAATCGGAGGATATACTCAAATTATCGAAAAAATGCTATCTCATGAGAATATTCAAGTCGATACCAATGTAGATTTCTTTGAGAAAAAAGAACACTACCATGAGGAATCTAAAAAGATTATTTATACGGGAATGATTGATCAATATTTTGATTATCAGTATGGAGCATTGGAATATCGTAGTTTAATCTTTGAAACCGAACAGATGAAAAATGTAGAAAACTATCAAGGGAATGCTGTCGTGAACTACACAGATAAAGAAACCCCTTTTACTAGAATTATTGAGCATAAACACTTTGAATTTGGCACTCAAAAGGATACGGTCATTACCAAAGAATATCCCAAAGCCTGGAAAAGAGGAGATGAGCCCTATTATCCAGTGAACAATAGTGAAAATAATCATCTTTATAAGAAATATAAAAAGCTAGCTGACCAGCAAGAACAAGTTATTTTTGGTGGAAGATTGGGGCAGTATACTTATTATGATATGCATCAAGTAATCCACGCCGCTTTAAAGCTGGTTCAAGAAGAATTAGGTGGGAGGAGATAGCAAAGAAATGGAGATAAGCTATGATTAAAAATTTTTTTTACAATCTGAGTTATCAAGTGATGCTTGTTTTAATGCCCTTATTATCAGTGCCTTATATTTCTAGGGTTTTAGGAGTTGGGGGAGTAGGCGTATACTCTTATACATTTGCAATTATGCAAAATTTTATGTTGTTAGCGAATTTAGGAATAAATAGCTATGGAACAAGACAAATTGCATATACTAAAGAAAATTTGAAAGAGAAAAGTGAGAATTTTTGGAGCATCGTTTACTTAACTCTTTTTAGCACACTATTTTCTGTAGTAGCAATGATTGCTTTTGCAAATTTTGCTTTACCTAGATACAAGTACTACTTGTACATTCAGATTGTATATTTGATATCTAGTGCATTTGATATTTCTTGGTTTTATATTGGAATAGAGAATTTTAAGAAATCTGTATTTAAGAATTCTGTGGTTAAAATTTTGGGTTTTGTTTCTATTTTTATTTTTGTCAAAAACAAAAATGATTTAGGCAAGTATATCTGGGTACTCTCACTTAGTCAGCTAATCGGGCAAATTATTTTATGGGTAGATATAAAAAAAGAAATTGTCTTTACAAAAATTAATAAAAAAATGATAGCAACTGTTTTTATAGGGGCAATGACAATGTTTATTCCACAGCTAGCTATTAAAATCTATGTGGTCATAAACAAAGTGATACTTGGTTTTTTAACTAATACCACTGAAGTAGGCTATTTTGATAGCTCGGATAAAGTGATTAAAATTATCACTGCCCTGATTTCGACAATTGGATTGGTGATGCTGCCCAGAATATCTTCACTCTATACCCAAAATAAGTTACGTTTGATTGATCAGTATTTAAACGTAACACTAGATATTGCAACGTATATGTCTATTCCAATTATGGTTGGGATTATCACGTGTGCACCATGGTTTGTCCCTTGGTTTTTTGGTGAAGGGTTCAACCCCGTTGTTTTAATTTTGCAAATAATCGCTCCTGTAATTTTATTTATAGCATGGGGAACGATTTTAGGTAACCAAATACTATTGCCAATGAATCAAATAAAAAAATATACAATGGCAGTAATTGCAGGAGCGGGGCTTAATCTCCTTTCTAATTTCTTATTCATTCCTCTTTTTAAAGCAAACGGAGCAGCAGTTTCAACAGTGTTATCAGAAATGATTGTGGCAAGTATTATGCTTTATCACGCTAAAAATAGTATTAGAAAAACAGAACTAATCAAGCACGTATCTTTATATGGTTTTATGGCATTTGTAATGGGAGCAATTACTATTGTGGTAGGTTTTACCCTGAAAGTTCCTTCTCCGAAGACAACGGTTGTTCAAGCGACTTTGGGGATGAGTGTCTATTTTTTTCTATCCATTATTTTTAAAGTCCCAGTAATAAATTTGATCAAAGAAAAAGTATACAAAAAAAAGTAAAGTAGGGAGGAATTTGGAAAAATAGCACTCAACGGATAAATAAAAAGAGCAAAAATTTTTGGATTTTTTGATGGTCAATCAGTAGTAATTAGTGTAGGGGGATAATTGGTTTGCGCTAGCTACACTCCCTACAATTTACTAATAGGCAAGAAGCGCAAGTGTGACTACAAAGAAGTGATGAAAGTTTGATACAGATGTACACGAGGTCTACATAGGAAATGCTACTTTTAATAAAAAGTATGAGTGATAGCAAGTTTCTCATGGCGATAAGGGCAAGAAAAATGTTGAAAGAAAGTCCCATAGTCGCAAAAAAGTGCACATATTAATTGATATAAATCCAAAGTAAACGTAGATAATAACCGCTTCGAATAAATAGGGAGCATATTTGACAAAGGCAGCTTAGTTTTTATAGTAGCTTGCAAAAGTTGGTTTGAGCAAATAAATCTATGATAAGGGAGTTCTAAGCGTGAGTAAAAAAAATTTAGTGCTTTTATTTTCTATTATTTTTGCCCTTTTAACGACCAGTATAGGGTGGATAGGTTTTAACCAAAAAGTTAAAAAAAATGAGGTTGTGGATACTCATAGAAGTCTAGACTTCAATAAGAAACTAGAACAATTGTTTACCTCAAGGAAGCATCTTTTTTTAGCAGAAAATGTAAAAAAAGAAAGTATTCGTACGCTACAAAAGGAAATGAAGCATACGTCGGATTTAAATCAAAAAAAATTGGTAGTGACTGCTGCCAAAAAGCTGAACTTACAAAAT is a genomic window of Vagococcus entomophilus containing:
- the glf gene encoding UDP-galactopyranose mutase — encoded protein: MNDYLIVGSGLFGAVFAYEAAKKHKKVKVIEKRKHIGGNIYTESIAGIQVHRYGAHIFHTDNQEIWDYVNQFAEFNRYTNSPIANFHGEIYNLPFNMNTFNQLWGVVTPQTARKKIAEQRSILKGKSPKNLEEQAIALVGTDIYLKLIKEYTEKQWGIPANELPSFIIRRLPVRYTYDNNYFKDRYQGIPIGGYTQIIEKMLSHENIQVDTNVDFFEKKEHYHEESKKIIYTGMIDQYFDYQYGALEYRSLIFETEQMKNVENYQGNAVVNYTDKETPFTRIIEHKHFEFGTQKDTVITKEYPKAWKRGDEPYYPVNNSENNHLYKKYKKLADQQEQVIFGGRLGQYTYYDMHQVIHAALKLVQEELGGRR
- a CDS encoding flippase, which translates into the protein MIKNFFYNLSYQVMLVLMPLLSVPYISRVLGVGGVGVYSYTFAIMQNFMLLANLGINSYGTRQIAYTKENLKEKSENFWSIVYLTLFSTLFSVVAMIAFANFALPRYKYYLYIQIVYLISSAFDISWFYIGIENFKKSVFKNSVVKILGFVSIFIFVKNKNDLGKYIWVLSLSQLIGQIILWVDIKKEIVFTKINKKMIATVFIGAMTMFIPQLAIKIYVVINKVILGFLTNTTEVGYFDSSDKVIKIITALISTIGLVMLPRISSLYTQNKLRLIDQYLNVTLDIATYMSIPIMVGIITCAPWFVPWFFGEGFNPVVLILQIIAPVILFIAWGTILGNQILLPMNQIKKYTMAVIAGAGLNLLSNFLFIPLFKANGAAVSTVLSEMIVASIMLYHAKNSIRKTELIKHVSLYGFMAFVMGAITIVVGFTLKVPSPKTTVVQATLGMSVYFFLSIIFKVPVINLIKEKVYKKK